The DNA segment CCAGCGCGCAACGTACCTGCTGTGGGTAGCGCACGACCTCGAGCGCACGGCGGACCGCGCGACGAACATCGCCGAGCGCGTGATCTACCTCGTCACCGGCAAGCTTGTGGAGCTAAACGTCGGCAAGGGCTAGACCCGCACCCGCAAGATGTAATGGTTTATGTGGGGGCGCACAGCAGTGCGCCCTTCCTTGTTAACAGCGGTCATAATCGTAGGCAGAGAACGGGCGTAGGGGCGGCGGACGCCCGTGAGATGACGACAATGTAAAATGTGTTCGATTGCTTTCTCGTGTAGTCTGCAACTGCGGCAAACGCGAACACGCCGACATCGCATGTTATAATACGTCGGCTCATAACCGCCATAACATAGAGTCACCAGGAGGATTTCGTTTGGACAAGAAGAACCTGCGCGGCCTGCTCAGAGGGCCGATGGTCGCTGTGCCCACTCCTTTCAAAGAGGACTTCTCCCTCGACCTTGCCACGGCCAAAGAGAACATCAAGTTCATGATCAACGGCGGCGTTGTGACCGGCGACGGCGCTCTGCTGGTCGGCGCGGCCGGCGGCGAGTTCCCCACGATGAGCGTGGAGGAGCGCAAGGCCGTCATGACCGCGTCCGTGGAGGCCGCGGCAGGGAAAGTGCCCGTTCTCAGCACCATCCAGCACACCGACTACCGCGCGATCATCGAGATGGCCCAGCACGCCTCAAAGGCCGGCGTGACCGCCGTCCAACTGGGTCCGACGTATTATTACGAGTCCACGGACCACGACGTTTACAACCTCTTCAAGCTCGTGACCGACAATTCCGATGTGCCGCTCATGATCTACCACACCTGGTGGAGCGGCTTCACAATGAGCCAGGACCTCCTGGACAAACTCATAGCGTTGCCGACGACCGGGGCAGTGAAGTGGTCCCACCGCGGCATGGGCGAGTACCGCGACGGCATCCTGGCGATGAAGGACAGGATCGCCGTCATCGACAACGCCGGATACCAAGTGCTGGCGCACATGTACGGCTCGCGCGCGTTCGTGACGCACCTCAGCGCCTTCTGGCCGCAGTACCCGCTCAAGCTATGGCGGCAGATGGAGGCGAAGGATTACGACGGCCTGAACGCCACGCTGGCGATGTTCAAGTGGAAGTGGTCGAAGTGGGTTGGCAAGGTGGTGGAGTACACCGGTGGCGAGGGCCCCTTCATCAAGGCGGCGATGGAAGAGGTTGGCCTGAAGGCCGGCCCGCCGCGCCCGCCGTCAGCCCGCCCGACGCCCGAGCTGATCGCGGAGCTCCGCGCGCTGCTCAAGGAGGCCGGCGCTCCCACAGCGAAGGCCAGAGCGAAGGCGAAGTAGCCTCTTCGGCCCGGAAATACAAGAGGGGCGGCCATGCGGCCGCCCCTCTTGTATTTCCCTAGTGCCCGGTAACGACATGCTCTTCGTACCGGCGCCCGCGCGTCGTAAACATCAGGAAGGCGTATCCGATGACACCGGCGATTAGCGAGGCCGCCAGGATGCCCATCTTGGACTCGTCCACCAGAGCCTGGTCAGTGAAAGCCAGTCCATTGATAAACAGGGCCACCGTGAAGCCTATTCCGGCAATCATTCCCATCCCGAGCATCTGGCTCCAGGTAACACTCGTCGGCAGCGACCCGATTCTCAGCTTTACGGCCAGGAACGAGAACAGGAAGATACCTACCGGCTTACCAATCACCAACCCAAGCACCACCCCAAAGGTCGCCGAGCTGGTGAGAGCCGCATCCAGGGCGTCGCTGCTCAGCACTATGCCCGCGTTCCCAAGAGCAAATATCGGGAGGATGAGATAGTTTGACCACGGCGCAAGGCTGCGCTCAAGCCTCTCTACGGGCGCTTCCGTGCTAACGGTAGTCTCCTCGATTGCGCCAAGCGCGTCCTCCATATCCTGGTGGTCGTCCCGGGCTGCGGCGCCCTTGAACTTGGCCATCAGGCTCTCCATCCGCCGAGTAAACAGCTCTGTGGAAAGGTAGGGCCGGGCAGGGGTGAGGACGCCAAGGATCACGCCCGCAATCGTCGCATGCACGCCGGTGGCAAACACGGCCAGCCAGAAGACTGCACCGACTAGCACGTAGCCCGGTATGGCCCGGAAGCCGAGCCGGTTCATGGCCACGATGATCGCGAGGACTACACCCGCCACGCCGAGCGCCGCGAGTGACAGGCCCTCGGTATAGAAGACAGCGATTACGAGAATCGCCCCAATGTCGTCCACGATCGCCAGGGCCAGGAGTATTACCCGCAGCTCGGAGGGTATGCGGTTACCGAGAAGTGTCAACACCCCCAGCGCGAACGCAATGTCCGTCGCCATCGGTATGCCCCAGCCGCTGAACGCCGCGCTGCCGCCGTTGAGCGCCATGTAGATGCCCGCCGGCACGACCATCCCTCCAAGAGCGGCGATTGCGGGCAACGCCGCGCTTTTGGGGTTCGCCAGCTTGCCGGCGACTAGCTCATGCTTGACTTCAAGACCAACGAGGAAGAAGAAAATGGTCATGAGCGCGTCATTCACCCAGTGGTGAATGGACTCTGAGACCGTGATCACGACCAGGTCGACGGTGACCTTCGTTTCCCAGAAGTGGAAGTACGTGTCTTTCCACGGGGAGTTCGCCCAGGCAAGCGCCGCCACGGTGGCGACCATTAATACTGCAGAATAACGACCCGCGGTGTAAATGAACTGCTGGACGGGGAGGAGGACCTGCCGGGCGATGAATGTGCTCTGCGCGCCGACGGCCCCCCTGCTACGGTATGGAACGCTCATGTTGCTCGTTGGCACCTCGGACATGGGGTGGGTATGGCATGGGTGCCGCATGAAAAGCGGCATATCCGATGATACCAACATCGGGGCATAATGAATACAGTCTGTCGATTACGCCCTGGCTACTTCAGCTTAGCAACGGTCTCCTTCAGGCGCTGGACGCCAAGGCGTGGGCTGGAGCAGATTGGCACCTTCTTCTCCTCAGGCGCAAGCTGCCCGGCCACCCGGGCCATCGACGCCTGCGCCAGCACAATTACGTCCACCCGCTCCATAAGCTCCTTGAGGTGTTCTTTAACTATGCGGTCATGCGTGGCCATATCGCCCTTGCCGAGCGCCTCGAACGCGCCTTTGCACAGTAGCGTGTCCACAACGACCGGCTTACCCTGCAGGCGCGCCCTCTCCTGGACCAGGTCCGATGTGGGCTTGAGGGTGGTGTACAACGTGGCAATCACTCCAACGTGCCGCCCAAGGCGGACCGCCTCGTCAGCCATCGCCTCGTCCACCTTCAGGAATGGGACGTGCAGCATCTCGCTCGCCTTCGCGACCATGGGAGATACGGACGAGCAGGTCAGCATCACCGCCTCGGCGCCGGACTCCTCAGCGAACGAGGCCAGCTTGCCCAGTCGCGCCGCCCTTTCCGGCGTCAGCTCGCCGGTGGCGATGACGTCCTTGAGCAGCCCCTCGTCCACGAGGTGGATCACCTCGGTGTCCGGCATAAGCTCGGCTGCGAGCTCCTTGAACATCGGGACAACGCCCGCAACCGTGTGGACCATTCCGACCTTCTTCGCCATGTGCTCACCTCCGTCGAAGCTCTTCCGCGCTGATGCTTCGATTGCTTCAAAGAGTATAGAAACGATGGGAATCCGGTCAATGGGCCGGCGGTAGAAGGTCGCACGCGGGCTGATGTATCATGGGTCAACGATCCGGGCGTCGCGGCCGCCTTGCCATGGTGACGATTTGACGCTCCCGAAGCTCTCGCTTCAACAGACCCTGGGCGACCTCCCGCCGGAATGGCCGGAAAGCCCGCTACCGGCAATCCGCTCAATTAACGATACTAGGCGCGAAAAGCTCGTTGTTCTGGACGACGACCCGACCGGCACCCAGACGGTCCACGACGTGCCCGTGCTCGCGTCATGGGATACAGGGACCCTCGCGAGCGAGCTTTCGAACAGCCTGCCGGCGTTCTACGTCCTCTCCAACACGAGGGCAATGCACGAAGCCGAGGCGTGTGACGTGACGGCCGAAATAGGGCGAAACCTCGCAGAGGCCTGGCGGCGCACAGGAAAGCGCGTCACGGTCGTGAGCCGCGGCGACTCCACCCTCCGCGGCCACTTCCCGGCGGAGACAGACGCAATTGCGGCCGCGACCGGCCAGGACTCTGCGCCGAGGGTGCTCATCCCGTTCTTCCTCGAGGGCGGGCGTTACACCATAGGCAACGTCCACTATGTGGCCGACAGCGATGTTCTTACCCCGGCCGGGCAGACCGATTTTGCCAGGGATGCAACCTTCGGGTACGAGTCCTCCAACCTGGCAGTTTGGGTGCAGGAGAAGACCGGCGGGCGGGTGCCGGCAGGTGAGGTGGTAGCGATCACCCACAACGATATTCGGAGGAGTGGCCCTGACATGGTGGCGGCAATCGCGGGCGGGCTCGCGCCGGGCGCGGTGTGCGTCGTAAACGCGGCTTCGATGCGCGACCTTGAAGTTGTGACGCTCGGCCTGCTCAAGGCTAAGGGCGCAGGCGGCCGGTTCATATCCCGCACTGCCGCGTCCTTCGTGCGGGCTCGGCTAGGCCAGGAAGGCAGGGCGCTGCTCACCAAATCGGAACTGGGCATAGCCGGCGGCGGCGGCGCACTGGTGATCGTCGGTTCGCACGTACCGAAGACGACGGCGCAGCTGAATCACCTGCTGGCGAATTCGGCAACAAAGGCCGTGGAGGTCGACGTGCCGGCCCTGCTGACGGGCGCAAAATCATAGCGCGAGGTGCGGCGGGGCGCTGCGGCGGCGGCCGCCGCGCTTGCACACGGCGACGTTGTCATCTACACGAAGCGCGAGGTGGTCCTGGGCAACTCCGCGGACGAGAGCCTGGCGCTGAGCAGGCTCGTCTCCGACGGCCTGGTACAGATGGTAGAGCGCATTGAAGGGCGACCTCGATATATCATCGCCAAGGGCGGAATCACGTCAAGCGACATAGCCACGCGCGCGCTGGGCGTCCGCCGTGCTGTCGCGCCCGGCCAGGTGCTCCCCGGCGTCCCTGTGTGGCGGCTCGGCCCCGAAAGCCGGTACCCCGGTCTGGCCTACGTGGTCTTCCCCGGCAACGTCGGCGGTCCGGATGCCCTCACGCGCGTCGTAAGGGCGCTGGCATGAAGTCCAGGCTACGCTGCAGCGACATCTCTTCCCAGGCAGAAAGACTATGCTAACCCCAACCCACAAACTGCTTCGTGCCGCAGACGCGGCCGGGTACGCCGTCGGCGCGTTCAACGTGTACAACCTTGAGGGCGTGCTCGCCGTTGTCGCCGCCGCGGAGGCGGAGCGCAGCCCCGCGATGCTGCAAGTGCACCCATCGTCGCTCGCCCACGGCGGCAAGGCGCTCGTGGCGATGTGCGTCGCCGCAGCACAGAACGCCCGCGTGCCGATGTCCGTCCACCTCGACCACAGCTCTTCGGCCGCCGATATCGGTTCGGCGCTGGAGGCGGGGATGCCGTCGGTGATGGCGGACGGGTCCCACCTTGAGTACGCCGCGAACGTGGCGTTCACGAAAGAGATGGCCGCCCTGGTCCACGCACGCGGCGGGTCAGTGGAGGCGGAGCTCGGTCGCCTTACCGGCACGGAGGACGACATGACAACGCCAGAGAACCTCTCGAAGCTGACCGACCCGGCGCAAGCCGCCCGGTTCGTTATCGACACAGGAATCGACGCGCTGGCTGTCTGCATCGGCAACGTGCACGGCAAATATCGAGGCGAGCCCAGCCTGGACTTTGACCGGCTTGGCGCAATTCGCGCGGCCACGCCAGTGCCGCTGGTGCTTCACGGAGCTTCCGGGCTGCCGGAGGGGATGATCGCGCGTTCGATCAAGCTGAGAGCGCGGAAGTTCAACGTGAACACGGAGGTCCGGGAGGCGTACGTGGCGTCTCTCCGCAACAGCGTGGGGGGCAAGGAATCGCCGGACCTTTTGAAGCTCATGAAGGGCGCGGTGGAGGCTATGCAGGAGGTAGTGGCCGGTAAGATCCGGATGTTCGGGTCGGCAGGAAGGGCGTAGAGACCCGTCACCACCTTTGTCATCCTTCGATGCCGCTCAGGATCACAATTACTCAAACCAGAAGCTGTACATCTCCGCGTTCTCCATCCAGAAGTGCAGCCGGACGGACTTGCCCTTGAAAGCGTCGAAGTTTGCGTGCCCGTTCCACTCGAACACGTGTGATGTGTTGTCCCCGGCAAACGGCTTCATGTCCTCGAAGTTCCACCCCTCGAACCAGTTGCCGTCCTGAACGCCGTTCCCATCGCGCACGGCCACAAGAATGCGGCCGCCCGGCGCAGTCTTGGCGTTTATGCGAAGCTTCCCGCCGGGGCACAGCAGCGGCTTCGTCAGCATGTAGCCGGGGTGCTCCGACTCTCCCAGAGTGCCAAGGGAAACGAAGCCATCCTTACGTATCGTCGCCAGGCAGAAGTTGCCGTATGTGCCGGGCATCGTTGTGTGGAGCAGCGAGCTGCCGCTGTAGTAAATGTAGACCTCTTCGCCCATCTCTATCATGCCCTGGCAGCCGATGATCATGCCCCTGTCGTAGGCCGACTCTTTCGCCCACGGCCCGTTCACGATGAATATGGGCCTTCTGGGGTGCCGATCCCACGTCTTGCCGTCTCGGCTCCAGGCGAGCTGGACATCGATTTGAAGGTTCTTTTCCACGTGGCCGTGGCGCCACAGGCGGCTGCCGTTCTTGTACCCTGCGTTGGCCGCGTAGAATGAGCAAAACATGCCCAAATACAAGCCGCCGTACTTGCTGACGACGAAGTCGTACAGGGCGGGCGGGTCCATCTCGTCCATGTCCAGGATGACCTCAGGCTGCGTCCATGACACCAGGTCTCTACTCTCCGAGTACGCGAATTTCCGCGACTCGTGTGCGTTGACCGTGGCGCGGCGGTACATCATGAAAACGTCGCGGTCCTCGTTATGGACGACGTTCACGAAAGTGTCGTTGCGACCGGCAAAGACGGGGCTGGCTGGATCAGGGGTCCAGTGAATGCCGTCTTCGCTCCATGCCAGGTCGTCCGCCATTCCGTGCTTCATGCCGGGGTTGAACTTCTGCCGGGAGGCGGAATAGACCATTGCGTAGCGACCCTTGTGCCGCATTCGCTCAGGAAGCGGAATGACGCTCCCGCCGCTGCCGTATGAGAGGTTGTTTGTGGGCTGGATGACGCTGTTGTCCTTCGACCCCTTCCACTCCACGATGCCCAGTGATGGCGCATACCACTTCACGCCGTCCGTGGACTCCCAGTAAGTCTGGACATTGCTGTCCCAGACCGGGAGGTAGGTGTCGATCGTCATCGCGACCATTCGCAGCTTGTCCCCCGGGGCGTCCTGCCAGACGGAGCCCCACATCGCCGGTACGCGATAGCGGTTTTCTTTGTCAGTAGGCTCGCTGGGGATGAGAGGGTTATTCGGATGCTTCTTCGGCTGGTGGACGACGCGGAACATGTTCCATGTGCTGTCCACGACATGCCTGTCCATCAGGAGCTGGCGGCGGTTGCCTACGTCCACGGGCCTGGATGGAATAATGTTATGCGAGCCTTCGATAAGAAACTGGCGCATCGAGTAATTGAAGTAGGGTGCGCCGTCAAGCTTCGGAAGAGACACATCGGGCATGGATGACTCCTGAGCGAATCACATTTGGGTCGCCTCAAGTATACGCGTCCGATAGCTACGCTTCAATGCGATTGTAGACATGCAGCGCTCCGGGCGTTAGGATTCTGCATGCCGTCAACTAACGTGAAATCCCTCGGAGAAGCAGTATGCGAATTGGCGTTAAGCCCGCCAGCACCATTGCGACAGCCTGCGCTGTCTCCACATTTCTCCTGATCGCCGGAGGAATGTATTTCCTGTTCAAAGGCGATTTCGTCCCCGTGGAAGGCTACTGGGGGATACGCGGACATCCCGCATGGAACGGTCTCTGGTGCATCGGGTTGGGATACGTCATGGCCACCAGGAAGCCCGATAACGTCCTCGGCTGGCTTTTTTGCACTGCGGCGGTGCTTTGCGGGCTACAGTTCCTCATTGAAGAGTATGCCTTCTACTCCAATCTGGTCGCTCCGGGCGCCATGCCGTTCCAGGAGCTTAGCGCCGGTGTGCAGGGCTGGGTGTGGCTGTTCCTCGTTGGAATCGTAGTGAATAACCTGGTGTTGTTGTTCCCGACCGGGAGCCCTCTCTCCAGGAGATGGGCGGTGCTGCTGTTCGTGTCGCCGATTGCAGCACTTATCACCATTGTGGGAGTCCACTTTGCCCCAGGGCCGCTCGAGAATCTCTCAACCATTCAGAATCCCTATGGCGTGGAGGACAACCCCTTTCTGACTGGCGCGTTCTACCTGGGTTTCGGACTTATCTCGGCAACAATGCTGGCGAGTGCGGCTTCCACCGTGGTGCGGTTTCGCCGCGCAAAGGGGATTGAGCGCCAGCAGATGAAGTGGTTCACGTTTGCCGGGTTCATTGTGCTGGTGGCAGTCGTGGCAGCCGTAACTATCGGAGCTACGGGCGCCGATGATGCTGACATCCCTCCAATCGTGCCCGCACTAACGATTCTGGCCGCGACGGGCATGTATGCCGCGACTGCAATGGCTATCCTTCGCTACCGGCTGTACGACATCGACATGGTGATCAACCGGACGATGGTGTATGTGCCGCTGACGGCGATTCTGGCAGGGGTATACATCGCGGGAATCGGAGTCGCCAAGGCGGTCTTCTCGAACTTGACCGGGATGACATCTGACGCTGCGGTAGCATTCGCAACGCTTGTTGTGACCGCGCTATTCACACCGCTTCGGAACAGTCTTCAGGGGATGGTGGACCGCCGCTTCAAGGAGCCGAGCGAGCCCGACAAAATGCTGAACAAGTACGAGAAGGCGCTGCAGGCCGTATTGCATGTCCACGATCGCGGCGCTGTAACGAAGCGCTTTATGGACGAGGCAGTCAAGGCGTTCGGCGCGCAGTCCGCTGCCGTTCATTTACTTAACGGGACGGCGATGGCGACGGCGTGCGAATTCGGGACTTCTCACACCCCTGTACTGACGGTCCCGAAAAAGGCAAACGGCGCCTTTGTCGGATCGCTCACCCTGGGTGCGCGGGCAAATGGTGGGCCGTACACGCAGCAAAACGTCGCATCGCTGGAACGGGCCGCCGGCACGGTCGGGCGCGCGCTCCTGCTGTCGGGCGGCGTCCCGGCGAGCACTCAGAACCAGCCTGTTTTGACGGGCCATCCCGAACAGGCGTCTCCAACGTGAAAAGAACAGGGCGGGCAATTTGGGCCGCCCTGTTTCCTGGTCAGCCGGTCGGGGAGACGGTCACTTCCACTCCATGACGACCAGGTCCCATATGCGCAGCACAGGGACGGTGAAGCTGATCGTCTTCGCGTCTTCCTTCAGGTCTGCGATCGAGACCTGGTCCGGGTCCGTCGTGAGGATGTTGATGGACTTGAGCGACTTGCCCTTCGGCTTCCGCACCGTAGCGGTGATGCCCTCCACCCGGCGAACGAAGCCGAGCGCGAGGTTCGGCATGTACTCGTTCTGGTAGGACATCTGGTTTTCATTTTGATGGATCTCGAAATTGATCAGGTGGAGCAGGGTAGCGCCGTTGCCCGCCGTTTCCGTGACATTGATGATTGTCGTGTGAGGTGCGTCGACCTTCAGCTGCCAGTCGCCTCTGAGGGCGTAGTCCATTGCCTCCTGGAACTTGGCCACCACCTGCGGCAGGCCTGTCTTCCAGAAGTCCTCATCGGCGGGGCCGGTGATAAAGGCAGCGCGGCCCTTCCCGTACTCGTGCTTCACAACGGCGTCCGCCTTTTGGCCATAGTGCACGCCGAAGACCTTCGCCAAGGCGAAGTCCTGCCTGGCCCTGTACTTCTCGTCGTAGAGCGAAGTCACGTTCGTGGCGACGATACTGCCGCCGTTCTCGACGTACTTCGTGACTGCCGCCGCCTGCTCGTCGCTCATACAGGCCGAATTCGGCAGCACCACAACCCGGTAGCCGTGGTCGCCTCTTACAAGGTCCTCGTCCAGCACCACGTTGTACGGCAGGTGCATCTCTACCAGCGCCTGAGAGAAGCCCTGCACGTTCATCGGAAGCTCAGCCTTCTCCTTGCCGCCGCTAAGGGACATCGCGGCGTGGTCCGGCAGGTACCAGTTGATTGTGGGCATGGAGATGTGCATCGCCACGTCCGCAACCGGCTTGACCTCGGCGAAGTACTGCGGGTGCTGCTGGAGGAACTGGTAGTGCTGGCGTATGGCAGCAGACTTTTCTTTCTCGCGCGACAGCCCGGCTGCCATGATGTGGTGCGTCGCGCCGTTGAACGCCGATGCCTCTGCCAGTCCGACGCGCATCTGGTCCGGCGTGTACGAGCCTGGCTTGTTCATCCTGTACCAGGTCGGCGTGTCCTTGAGTCGAGAGCCGTACTTCCAGTCGGTCACGGCGTGGATAGCGCGCGGCGTGCCGCCGGAGGGTGTGGCCTCCATCCTTGGGGCGCCGCTGCGCTCCAGGAGAAGCAGGTCCACCTTGTCCGCGATCATGTTTGTGGCCGAGCCCTTTGCGCCGCCGCCGCCGGCCCAGGGCGGCGCGACGTTGGGGTAGACGAGCAGGTCCGGCTTCTGCGAATGGGCGTACTTGACGAGAATGTCCATTGCGTCAGTGAAGTACTTGTCGCGGAAGTTGATGAATGCCTGCCAAATGGGGTCGTCCCAGTCCGGCGTAACCGGTAGCTCGCACTCCCAGCCGATCGCCTGCTTCGCGTACTCGCGGAACTTCACGGCGCAGACCTTGCAGTAGCACGCCCAGCCGCTGGACGCGCCCTCCTCCTTGGAGCCCTTTAGCTCGCGTGGAATAAAGCAGTTATCGTAGAAGAGCGCGTCCGGCTTGTACTCCAGCGCCTTCCTGATCATCTCGTTCCGGTATTCCAGCCAGCCGGGGTTATTGAGGCAGCCCATATACCTGTCCGGAGCTCCGCTGTAGAGCGCGGGCTTGCCGTTGGCGTAGGTCATGATCCACTCTCTGGACTCCGGACGCTCGTACCACATCGTCTTCCAGTTGATGTTGGTGAACTTCATGTAGAAGCTCACCATCAGGCCGCGCTTGTGCGCATTTTCCACAAACGCGGGCAGCAGCCGCCAGTTCCAGCGCTCCTTTTCCTCGCCGGAGGTGCCGGTGAAGCTGGTGAGGATCAGGCTCGCGTCGATTTCCTTCGCGACGTCGAGCGCCGCATCGCCGTAGCTGTTAACGTCGTCCTTGATGTAGCGGTGGCTTATGACCGTAATCGGAGTCTTCGCTGTTGCAATCGTCTTTGTCGCCATGCAGGCCTCCTGCCGATTTTGTAGCAACGTAGCACCGGCATTACCGGGTGTCAACGGGCGTGGCCCCCGCTTCCATTCCGCCGCCAGGGCCAGCATTTCCTTTGCGCTGTCCCGTGTGGCCTGACCTGTGTAGCCGATCATCCGGCTTATCTCTTTCACGCGTTCCGCGCCGGTCACGCGGTCCGCCCCAAAGACCGTCCTGCCGGCCTCCTGGTATTTCGCCACCATCACGTGGTTGTCCGCGAAAGCCGCAATCTGAGGCAGGTGGGTCACACAGACCACCTGGCGCCGCCGAGAGAGCTCCCATAGCTTCTTCCCGACTGCGAAGCCCGCGGCCCCGCCTATGCCGGCGTCAATCTCGTCAAACACGAGCGAAGACATGCGGTCCGCTTCGGCGATGCTGACCCTGAAGGCCAGCATGAGCCTGGAGGTCTCTCCGCCTGAGGCGATCCTGGCTACCGGCTGGACGGGCTCACCCGGGTTGGCGGATATAAGGAACTCTACCTTGTCTATCCCCGTTGAAGAGAGCCCGCCGAAGCGCTCTACCTGGATTTCCACCCTGGCGCCGGCCATCTCAAGCGCGGCAAGCTCGGCCTGCACGACGCTGCCGAGGCGCTGCGCACCTGCTGCACGCCGGCCTGAAAGGTTCTCTGCGATGGCTATTGCTTCCGAGAGCAAAACGCTCTCACGCCCCCTGAGCTCCCCGGTCCTTTGCTCGCGCCCCTCAAGGGACGCCAGCTCTTCTGAAGCCTTCTGCGCGAATGTGATCACGTCCTCAACGGTATCGCCGTATTTCCGTTTCAGGTTGTTGATCAGGTCTAACCGCTCCTCGATCTCGCTCAGCCGCGCCGGGTTGTACTCGGTCCCATCCCTGTACGACCGTACGGAGCGGGCAAGGTCCTCCGCCTGGAACATGAGCGACTCCGCGCTCTCGCGCAGAGGCCTCACGGAGGGGTCGATCTCCTCAATCTGTCCCAGCAGCCTGGCGGCCTTGCGCAGTGACTCAACAACGGCTGCCCCGGAATTTCCGAGCAGCGCATGCGCTTCCCCTGAAAGTGAGATTAGCCGGCGCGCGTTGCTGACGATTGCATGCTCCTGCGCCAGCCTCTCATCTTCGCCGGGTGAGAGCTTCGCCCCCTGTATTTCGCCGAGCTGGTATTCAAGCAGGCCGACGCGCCGCGCAACTTCCCTGGAGCTCATGTCCATGTCGGCTATCTTCTTGCGGACCGCCAGAAGCTCGGAGAATTTCCGCGCCACGGCCGAACGAAGTTCCCACAGCCCTGCGTAGCGGTCAAGGATGTCGATGTGCTCGGCCACGCGCATGAGGGACAGGTGCTGTCCCTGCCCGTGGATGTCCACGCGGCGCTCGCCCAGCCTTTTCAGGGTAGCCAATGGGGTTATCCGACCGTTAAGGCGGGAGACGCTCCGCCCGTCGGCTGAGATTTCACGCGAGACGATGATCTCTTCTTCCACGTCCCCGAACCCCATGTCACCAACCGCGGCCTCCACCGCAGGGCGAATGTCACCCCCAACGCTGATGACCGCTTCGAGCCGCGCTTTCCCCGCGCCGGCCCTCACCATACCGCCGTCGGCCTTCGCCCCAAGCAGCAGGCCAATGGCATCCACAATAATCGACTTGCCCGCGCCGGTCTCCCCGGTCAGCACTGTAAACCCTTCGCCGGGCTCAAGCTCGGCGCTCCCGATGATGGCGAAGTCCCTTATTGTGAGCAGCTTCAACATATATATACCGGCCGATTTCTAGTAGCGAATTATGTCAAAGACGAGCGTGTAAGAGCGAGGGTGCGACGCCTAGGCGTAATTGATTAACTCGCGAGAGGTACTACTCTGCTAATCCTCGGGGTGATATCTCTACCCCAATCGGGTGGTGAATAGGTGATGGCATACCGATATTGTGAGCGCACCAAACCGACTCAGGAGAACGCCCATGACGCTACTCTTTCGGGACCGTGAGGAGGCAGGCCGGGTTCTTGGAGACAGACTGGTGGAAATGGGAGTTCCCAATCGTGAAGAGGTGATAGTTCTCGGGCTACCCAATGGGGGAGTGCCGGTTGCCTACGAAGTCGCGAGGGAGCTCGGCTGCCAACTGGACATAATTCTCGTACGCAAACTTGGAGTCCCCGGAAACGACGATCTCGCTATGGGCGCGGTAGCGCTCGGAGGTATGAGGGTCATATATGACCCTGTTGTCCGCCGGCTAGACCTCGATGAGTCCGTCATAGACAGGGTGACCCAGGATGAGATGGAAGAGATTGAGAGGCGCGAACAGGACTACCGCCGCAACCTTCCCCCGGCGGACCTGAAGGGCAGAACAGTAGTGATTGTGGACGACGGCCTAGCAACGGGCTCAACAATGAAGGTGGCGATAAACGTGGCCCGGCGGGAACAGCCCCGCCGGGTTTTTGTTGCGGTCCCAGTAGGAACAGCAGACGCAGTGGACGAGCTGCAAGCCTACG comes from the SAR202 cluster bacterium genome and includes:
- a CDS encoding dihydrodipicolinate synthase family protein, whose amino-acid sequence is MDKKNLRGLLRGPMVAVPTPFKEDFSLDLATAKENIKFMINGGVVTGDGALLVGAAGGEFPTMSVEERKAVMTASVEAAAGKVPVLSTIQHTDYRAIIEMAQHASKAGVTAVQLGPTYYYESTDHDVYNLFKLVTDNSDVPLMIYHTWWSGFTMSQDLLDKLIALPTTGAVKWSHRGMGEYRDGILAMKDRIAVIDNAGYQVLAHMYGSRAFVTHLSAFWPQYPLKLWRQMEAKDYDGLNATLAMFKWKWSKWVGKVVEYTGGEGPFIKAAMEEVGLKAGPPRPPSARPTPELIAELRALLKEAGAPTAKARAKAK
- the nhaA gene encoding Na+/H+ antiporter NhaA → MLVSSDMPLFMRHPCHTHPMSEVPTSNMSVPYRSRGAVGAQSTFIARQVLLPVQQFIYTAGRYSAVLMVATVAALAWANSPWKDTYFHFWETKVTVDLVVITVSESIHHWVNDALMTIFFFLVGLEVKHELVAGKLANPKSAALPAIAALGGMVVPAGIYMALNGGSAAFSGWGIPMATDIAFALGVLTLLGNRIPSELRVILLALAIVDDIGAILVIAVFYTEGLSLAALGVAGVVLAIIVAMNRLGFRAIPGYVLVGAVFWLAVFATGVHATIAGVILGVLTPARPYLSTELFTRRMESLMAKFKGAAARDDHQDMEDALGAIEETTVSTEAPVERLERSLAPWSNYLILPIFALGNAGIVLSSDALDAALTSSATFGVVLGLVIGKPVGIFLFSFLAVKLRIGSLPTSVTWSQMLGMGMIAGIGFTVALFINGLAFTDQALVDESKMGILAASLIAGVIGYAFLMFTTRGRRYEEHVVTGH
- a CDS encoding aspartate/glutamate racemase family protein, which translates into the protein MAKKVGMVHTVAGVVPMFKELAAELMPDTEVIHLVDEGLLKDVIATGELTPERAARLGKLASFAEESGAEAVMLTCSSVSPMVAKASEMLHVPFLKVDEAMADEAVRLGRHVGVIATLYTTLKPTSDLVQERARLQGKPVVVDTLLCKGAFEALGKGDMATHDRIVKEHLKELMERVDVIVLAQASMARVAGQLAPEEKKVPICSSPRLGVQRLKETVAKLK
- a CDS encoding class II fructose-bisphosphate aldolase produces the protein MLTPTHKLLRAADAAGYAVGAFNVYNLEGVLAVVAAAEAERSPAMLQVHPSSLAHGGKALVAMCVAAAQNARVPMSVHLDHSSSAADIGSALEAGMPSVMADGSHLEYAANVAFTKEMAALVHARGGSVEAELGRLTGTEDDMTTPENLSKLTDPAQAARFVIDTGIDALAVCIGNVHGKYRGEPSLDFDRLGAIRAATPVPLVLHGASGLPEGMIARSIKLRARKFNVNTEVREAYVASLRNSVGGKESPDLLKLMKGAVEAMQEVVAGKIRMFGSAGRA